TACTTTGCAAAAAACTATATCAATAATCTATCGGTTACCGTTATCGATACTGCAAACGCCACTATTATTGGTTATAACAATTTAGGTAATCCCATTTTTGCACCTAACCCGCCAATGATATCCAGAAACACTTATTGGGTAAATGTAGCCGATCTAAGAGATGAAAGTCAACAATATACTTATTTTATACTACAGGATGCCGCCTTTACAGCCGAATCATCAAAACTTTCAACCTATTATCCAAGTATAAATCCGAATTTAAATGCTTCGTTCTTTCTGGTTAAAGATTTAACCATAAAAGGAGTTTATCCGATTGAAAAGTTGCCAGATACACTTATCTCTTTAAAAGGGGTAAAAGTGCCAATCAATAAAGCCAATATTATCCGTTCCTATCGTGCCAGTAATGGGATGGTGCATGTGGTAAATGCATTGCCTTTCCGTTTAAAAGATAAAGTGCCAGAATTTAAAATAGAAGGTGAAAAACCACAGTCTTTCAATGCTGCTCGAACGGTTTTATACCGTACCAAACTTGATAATTTAGGGAAAACCTTTAACGATATTGAGGTTTACGACCATAAGTATGCCGAATTTGGTGTGTTTTATTATAAAGCCAATCTACCGGTTGTAAAATACAAAGTATATGCAAGAGCTATTTCTGGTTTACCCGGCGACCCACAGGTAACGGCATTTACGCAGCGTTACTTCTTTTATAACCCTGCCACATTAAGTTATACTTTGTTTTATACCCATTTGGTAAACCCCTTAACCTATAACGAAGCCTACTTAGGCGAATATACGCCTTCAGACTTTGGCAATTTTCAAGTGAGGTTAACCGCTGCAAACAGTACGAGTGTAAATGTAAGTACACTCATATTGGATTATCTCCGCTTCGAACCAGTTTTACCTTAATTATGAATCTTGCTTTCAAAAAAATACTATGTATAATTTTACAACGATAAAAAAAGTTTGGGGCATATTGATTTGCTTACTGGTGTTTGGCTTAGCCGCACAGGCACAGGAAGTAGATTCGATGAAAACCGAAACGGATACCACTACCATAAAAGTAAAGGCCCGCGCAGTTAAGGGTGAAAAAATAAGGGGAGTTGTACTCGATGGAAATACCAATAAGCCTTTAGTGGGCATTAACATTACAGTTACAGGATTTAATGCCGCCATTACCGACGAAAAAGGAAGGTTTACAGTAGTGGTATCCGATTACAAGGCCAGTATTATTATTTCGGGCAATGGTTTCCAAACTAAGGTACTACCCGTTTACAAAGACAAAGAAATCAGAACTAAACTTTACCCGCTATCATTTACCTCGGTTTATAATGAGGTGGTTACGCCTATAGGTAATGTTTCCCAGGCACGGGCAATACCAGCCGTAAGTAATGTAAGTGTGCAGGGCAATTGGGCAAGTAACTCCGAAAGTGTAACGAGTTACATCCAAGGCAGGGCCGCAGGGGTTAAAGTTACCAGGCGTTCCGGAACACCTGGAGTAGGTGCCGATGTGCTCATCAGAGGATTTAATTCTTTGTACGCTACAAATCAACCTTTATATGTGGTTGATGGGATGATTTTCGATGCCAATAATTACGGTACTTCGCTCATTAAAGGTCATGTTAACAACCCGCTTCAATTTATCGATGTTCGGGATATTGAAAATATCAGTATCATTAAAGATGCAGCTTTGGCAGCAACTTATGGGGTAAAAGCGGCAAATGGAGTGGTATTAATTACCACCAACCGGGCGCACGATCTGGCCACCAATATCGATTTTTCTGGTTACGCAGGTTTCAATTTCAAACCTAAAAACTTACCGGTAATGGGAGCATCTGATTACAGGTTATATCTTTCTGACATCTTAAAAAGCCAGGGATTAAGCAATAGCGCTATTGCTTCAAAACCTTATATGAACGATAGTCCAACCAACCCCGATTATTTTAAATACCACAACGAAACCAATTGGCAGAATGAAGTATTAAAAAGCAGTTTCGATCAGAATTATTTTTTAAAGGTAACCGGTGGTGATAATATTGCGAAGTACGCACTTTCTGCCGCTTATGCCAGAGATAGGGGCGTAATTGATAGCACCGATAATTTAAAATACAGCACACGCTTTAACAGTGACTTAAACCTGACCAAAAAGCTGCAGGGAAGCACCAGTTTATCGTTTACCTATACCGAGCAGCGCTTAAAAGATCAGGGAATTGCGCCCGTAACCAATCCGCTGTTCTTAGCTTTGGTTAAATCGCCTTTTATGGCCAGGAATGAAATAAACTCAGCTGGGGCCGTTTCGCCAAATTTAGCCGATTATGATACCTTACAGGTGAGTAATCCAAGAGCCTTAATCGAGAAGGGGCAAAATTTGAAAAAGGCTTATCGGTTTTATGGTAACATCAACTTCGATTTTACTTTCAACAAAAACTTTAAACTATCTAACCTCAGCGGTGTAACCTACGATAAAACACAGGAAACACTTTTTATTCCAAGAAAAGGAGTAACCAACGATACACTTTCCAATTATGTAGGTGATAGCCGTTTAGGTACACAGGTAGGAAGATTTTTCAATGTGTTTAACGATCTGCGCTTAACTTACGATCAATCTTTTGGTTTATACAGCAAACTGCATGCAATTGTAGGTACACGTTATTCGCGGAGCGAAAGCGAGCAGGACTATGCTTTGGGTTTTAACTCGGCAACAGATGAGTTGATCAGTATTGGGAACAGTAATGCGGCTTTTAGAACATTTGGTGGCGATATAGGGAAATGGCGTACGCTAAACAATTACCTGTCTGCCAATTATAGTTATGCCGATAAATACCTTGCTAACTTCTCCATGGCTGTTGATGGCTCCTCGCGCTTTGGTGCAAAGACCGGTCAGGGTTTCTTAAACTTCGACAATGGTTTGAGAATCAATGGAAGCCGTTATGCCGTTTTACCTGCTATTGGTGCTGCCTGGATAATCTCTTCAGAGAAATTTATGCGCAATTTACACCGTGTTGACCTGTTGAAATTAAGAATGAGTTATGGTTTAGTTGGAAATGATGATGTAGGGAATTATACGGCAAGAAAATATTATACCACTCAAAATGTATTGGGTATTAGGGGTATAGTAACAGGTAATTTTGCCAATCCCAATCTGCAATGGGAAACCGTACGCAAGTTTAATACTGGTATTGATGGTTCCTTTTTTAGCGAACGCCTAAGCATCAGTTTAGATTATTGGAGAAACAGCACCAAAAATATGTTAAGCTATCAATTGCTAAGCGTTGTTACGGGTACTGCTTCTTTTATCAACAATAATGGTGGCATGCAGACAAATGGTTTAGATTTAGCCTTAAATGGCCGGATTCTAAATAAAAAAATAAAATGGGATGCAGGTTTAACCATCGGTACATCAACCAATAAAATTACCAGTTTACCTGATGGAAATTCAGTGATAACCAGTTATGCAGGCGGTGCTTATATCAGCCAGGTTGGTCAGTCGGCCAATCAGTTTTACGGTTATAAAACCAATGGTGTTTTTGCGACCAATGCAGAGGCCGCCGCCTCAGGCTTATCTAGCCGCAACAGTTCTGGAGCGCTGGTACCATTTACAGGAGGTGATGTTAGATTTATCGATAATAATGGCGACAAAATCATTGATGATGCCGACCGCACCGTTATTGGCAATCCTAACCCTAATTTATTTGGAAGTCTTAACAATACCTTCACTTACAAAAACTGGAGTTTAGATGCTTTAATCACTTTTGTTAGCGGTAACGATGTTTACAATTATACCAGGGCACAGCTTGAATCTGGAAGTACTTATTATAACCAAACACCAAATATTAGCAACAGGTGGAAAGGTGATGGACAAATTACATCAGTACCAAAGGCTGCTTATGGAGACCCGGTGGGGAATGCCCGTTTTTCTGACCGCTGGATAGAAGATGGCTCTTATTTACGTTTGAGAACCGTTAATGTAACCTATAACGTACCCTTAAAACTGAAGGCCATTAAGTACGCGAAAATTTATGCTACGGCTAATAACCTATTTACCGTAACCAATTATTTAGGCTATGATCCAGAATTTAGCAACTCAGGAAGTTTATTTAGCCAGGGTGTAGATACCACACTTGAACCGCAGTTCAGGTCATTTCAACTAGGCGTTAGAGTTGGTTTATAATTAAGAAAGATATACTCATGAAAATGAACATAAATAAAAAAATTGCATCCCTTTTACTGTTGGGTATTTTATCGGCAGGTTCGTGGTCTTGCAAAAAAATGCTTGACGTACCAACCGAAGATAAATTGGATAGTGTAAATGCTTTTAAAACAGTATCCGACGCAGATGCTGCGGTTATTGGTATTTACGGTCAATTTTTGGGCTTGGAAAAACTCTACATCCTGCAGAACGAATTGCGTGGCGATTTAATGGATGTTACCTCCAAATCAAGTACCGATTTGCAGGAACTATCATCGCATACTGAAACAAAAAACAATCAATATGTTGATCCAAGGCCATATTATCAGGTGATTGTGAATTGTAACGATGTGCTCAAGAACTTTAAAATGATGGTCGATGATCGCCGGATGAGTGTTGATGATTACAACAAACGCTACTCAGATATTGCCACATTAAGGAGCTGGATTTACCTGCATTTAGGTATTCAATATGGCAGCATACCTTATATTACCGATGCGATTGAAACAGTAGATGACTTAAAAAACCTGTCTAATTATCCGAAAACACCATTTGACCAGCTCTTGGATAAATTAATTGCCTTTAACGAGAGCCTGCCATATAAGGAAGCTTATGCATACCCAGCAGGAACATCCTTGCTGGTTACCATTGATGCTAACAGTACCCAAAAATTGTTTGCTTCTAAAGCCTTTCTGTTAGGCGATCTTTATTTGTGGAAGGGAAATTACATTAAAGCGGCAGAAAATTATGCCAAATTGATGAATGCTGAAAACAATAACGGAAATGATAACTTTAGATTTAATTTTTATAAAATCAATAACTCCGGAGATCCTGCTTATGCGAATTTAGCCATCTTATTTAGCAGAAGCGGACAAGATCCTACTAGTTTAATCAACAGTGTAGATGCTGGCTGGAGGGCTATCTTTGGTTTGCCAACAACTTCAAGCGCGTGGAGTTCGGAATGGTTTTGGGCTATGCCTTACAATACCGCATTTAAACCTGTAAATCCTATGATTGATTTATGTTCGCCGTTAAAAAGTTATCAGATTAAACCCTCGCAAGCTGTAAAAGATCTCTGGAACAGCCAAATTACCTATGGTGGTGTTCCATTCGATCCAAGAAGCAAATTATCATTCAATACTTCTGCAATGGGTGATGAAATTACCAAACTAACCGATAATGGCGGTAAATGGGGGATTTATAGAGCACCTTTATTACACCTTCGTTTTTCTGAAGCGGCTAATAGAGACGGACAGACCAAGTTGGGCTGGGCATTGTTAAACACGGGGATTAGGAATACTTATTACGTAGGTACCATTACTGCCGGAGCCCAAGCGCCTGTTTCGGTAGCGGAGTTAAATACTATGATTACACCTTATCCGCAAACTTCACCTTATTATTTCGATGCCAGAAAAAATAACGATGTTTCGGGTACCTGGTACCGTAACTGTGGCATTAGAGGTAGGGCAGTAGTAAATGCTATCGATGTAAGTTACCAAACGGATATGGTTGGTTTAGAAGGCAAGTTAATTGATGAAGCTGCATTAGAGCTTGCTTTTGAAGGTAATCGCTGGCCAGATTTAGTTCGTATTGCCCGCAGGCAGAATAACCCGGCCTTTCTTGCAGATCGCATTTATCAAAAATTGTTAAAAGCAGGCAATCCTAATGCCAGCCTTACCAGGCAAAAATTAATGGATCCGGCTAATTGGTATTTGCCATTTGATTGGAAATAGAAAAATATAATAAGCAGATAATCTGACTAGATCATCTGCTTATTATGTTTAAAAAGCTTCGAGACTCAAAATCTGCGCCTTGTACGCTGCCGGGAGAATCAAGTTTCTTAAAGGTTTGTTTATCTTCAGTTTCCTACTTAATTTGTATAAAGTAAGTATTGGTTTAATCGGTTTTCCTTCCCCCAGTTTAAGTAATTCATTTACTTTGAATGGAACGATGAGTGCCTGAATTTTTCGCATTAAAGAATATCGCAGAGAACCCAGGTGTTTTTTATACTGATCATAAAGATCATGAGAAAAGCAGCTATAAATTAAGTTTTCCTGCAGCTGTTGCTCATGCATCATTTGCCATGCCGCAAAATCGGTTGGGAGCCCGTTTATTTCCATGCGATGCCCAACTCGATAGAAAGTAGTAAATATTTCCTCTTTTTCTGTTAGCGTGAGTTTTCTTTCCAGCACTTCGAAGGCTCGGATAGAATAGTCAATCAGCATAAATAATACATCTCTATAGGCCCAATCTGGAATTTTAGCACTTCTTCCTGCTTC
The nucleotide sequence above comes from Pedobacter riviphilus. Encoded proteins:
- a CDS encoding RagB/SusD family nutrient uptake outer membrane protein, producing the protein MNINKKIASLLLLGILSAGSWSCKKMLDVPTEDKLDSVNAFKTVSDADAAVIGIYGQFLGLEKLYILQNELRGDLMDVTSKSSTDLQELSSHTETKNNQYVDPRPYYQVIVNCNDVLKNFKMMVDDRRMSVDDYNKRYSDIATLRSWIYLHLGIQYGSIPYITDAIETVDDLKNLSNYPKTPFDQLLDKLIAFNESLPYKEAYAYPAGTSLLVTIDANSTQKLFASKAFLLGDLYLWKGNYIKAAENYAKLMNAENNNGNDNFRFNFYKINNSGDPAYANLAILFSRSGQDPTSLINSVDAGWRAIFGLPTTSSAWSSEWFWAMPYNTAFKPVNPMIDLCSPLKSYQIKPSQAVKDLWNSQITYGGVPFDPRSKLSFNTSAMGDEITKLTDNGGKWGIYRAPLLHLRFSEAANRDGQTKLGWALLNTGIRNTYYVGTITAGAQAPVSVAELNTMITPYPQTSPYYFDARKNNDVSGTWYRNCGIRGRAVVNAIDVSYQTDMVGLEGKLIDEAALELAFEGNRWPDLVRIARRQNNPAFLADRIYQKLLKAGNPNASLTRQKLMDPANWYLPFDWK
- a CDS encoding fasciclin domain-containing protein gives rise to the protein MGLYANQYRWYFAKNYINNLSVTVIDTANATIIGYNNLGNPIFAPNPPMISRNTYWVNVADLRDESQQYTYFILQDAAFTAESSKLSTYYPSINPNLNASFFLVKDLTIKGVYPIEKLPDTLISLKGVKVPINKANIIRSYRASNGMVHVVNALPFRLKDKVPEFKIEGEKPQSFNAARTVLYRTKLDNLGKTFNDIEVYDHKYAEFGVFYYKANLPVVKYKVYARAISGLPGDPQVTAFTQRYFFYNPATLSYTLFYTHLVNPLTYNEAYLGEYTPSDFGNFQVRLTAANSTSVNVSTLILDYLRFEPVLP
- a CDS encoding oxygenase MpaB family protein, with protein sequence MNFVGKHSIVRKIWGNTDVVLFIFAGAAAEFSLNKAVDWLYFTGKLPKDPLGRLFSTVAYAQKIVFSTLAEANAAIDQITMIHQHVEAGRSAKIPDWAYRDVLFMLIDYSIRAFEVLERKLTLTEKEEIFTTFYRVGHRMEINGLPTDFAAWQMMHEQQLQENLIYSCFSHDLYDQYKKHLGSLRYSLMRKIQALIVPFKVNELLKLGEGKPIKPILTLYKLSRKLKINKPLRNLILPAAYKAQILSLEAF
- a CDS encoding SusC/RagA family TonB-linked outer membrane protein encodes the protein MYNFTTIKKVWGILICLLVFGLAAQAQEVDSMKTETDTTTIKVKARAVKGEKIRGVVLDGNTNKPLVGINITVTGFNAAITDEKGRFTVVVSDYKASIIISGNGFQTKVLPVYKDKEIRTKLYPLSFTSVYNEVVTPIGNVSQARAIPAVSNVSVQGNWASNSESVTSYIQGRAAGVKVTRRSGTPGVGADVLIRGFNSLYATNQPLYVVDGMIFDANNYGTSLIKGHVNNPLQFIDVRDIENISIIKDAALAATYGVKAANGVVLITTNRAHDLATNIDFSGYAGFNFKPKNLPVMGASDYRLYLSDILKSQGLSNSAIASKPYMNDSPTNPDYFKYHNETNWQNEVLKSSFDQNYFLKVTGGDNIAKYALSAAYARDRGVIDSTDNLKYSTRFNSDLNLTKKLQGSTSLSFTYTEQRLKDQGIAPVTNPLFLALVKSPFMARNEINSAGAVSPNLADYDTLQVSNPRALIEKGQNLKKAYRFYGNINFDFTFNKNFKLSNLSGVTYDKTQETLFIPRKGVTNDTLSNYVGDSRLGTQVGRFFNVFNDLRLTYDQSFGLYSKLHAIVGTRYSRSESEQDYALGFNSATDELISIGNSNAAFRTFGGDIGKWRTLNNYLSANYSYADKYLANFSMAVDGSSRFGAKTGQGFLNFDNGLRINGSRYAVLPAIGAAWIISSEKFMRNLHRVDLLKLRMSYGLVGNDDVGNYTARKYYTTQNVLGIRGIVTGNFANPNLQWETVRKFNTGIDGSFFSERLSISLDYWRNSTKNMLSYQLLSVVTGTASFINNNGGMQTNGLDLALNGRILNKKIKWDAGLTIGTSTNKITSLPDGNSVITSYAGGAYISQVGQSANQFYGYKTNGVFATNAEAAASGLSSRNSSGALVPFTGGDVRFIDNNGDKIIDDADRTVIGNPNPNLFGSLNNTFTYKNWSLDALITFVSGNDVYNYTRAQLESGSTYYNQTPNISNRWKGDGQITSVPKAAYGDPVGNARFSDRWIEDGSYLRLRTVNVTYNVPLKLKAIKYAKIYATANNLFTVTNYLGYDPEFSNSGSLFSQGVDTTLEPQFRSFQLGVRVGL